The genomic stretch TGGTCAGCTTTCTTATTTGATGAGTTCTATCTTCTCATATCATGTGACAATTAGTAGTCATCTACTTTTGCTGGCAATTATTAATTTTTATCATGATAGAAATAAACGCTTTGTATTATTTAGTGCATTAATATTAGGTGCTCTTTATGATATCTATTATTTGAATCGAATTGGTTTGGTTGTTTTCTTACTACCGGTTTTAGTAATTTTTACTAATAAGATTACTAAGAGTATTTTTGCAAGTAATTTTCAAACATTAACCTTCTATATTATTGTT from Streptococcus ruminicola encodes the following:
- the mreD gene encoding rod shape-determining protein MreD; this translates as MLIDGQLSYLMSSIFSYHVTISSHLLLLAIINFYHDRNKRFVLFSALILGALYDIYYLNRIGLVVFLLPVLVIFTNKITKSIFASNFQTLTFYIIVLFLFEIVGESAAVLLGMTTLSMANFIAYSFAPTLIFNVLLYLIFQKLFKKVYFNA